A genomic window from Ruminiclostridium cellulolyticum H10 includes:
- a CDS encoding sugar-binding protein, whose amino-acid sequence MGKEKKKPLKHFIIVLAVFSMVFTNFIGSWSGVSAAPAKGKPSFKQAASKELKVGQTYTFDIINKQTGATYQWSSSNKSIATVTQKGQVKAISVGTATISCKITKNKKSTTIKAKVIVKKEKAPAKPAPQPAKVSVDKNGFDSKGRMVAYFGSPVIDGKVDAAWSKAQVVTPKYVTDNIGTTATFRTLWDDNAIYILAEVKDKNMSVESDTPYMQDSLEIFLDENNDKTQEYGIDDLHFRVNYKNSQSVDVGNAERFYTSTKKVKGGYLVEARVALNAKPSDGKVLGIELQINEAKDTERIGTINIFDSTGSAWNDTNKFGEVLLTGKAKGAVSGLNPYDLIKLVESTQKIDFTLYKNPNVVKDAVKSAQKVIANKKATQKQIDAQYSAIKAAIGTLVLTDEAANEKYFKAVPDNYRTENDKQGTIVSLEYSADNLKNGTDVKKMNVYLPYGYDASDKNKKYNVLYLMHGGGENENLIFGGPAQNKELKKIIDNMISNGDIEPLIVVTPTFYGGKDDTALFHEELMKNVVPLVETKYNTYTKSASLEDLKASREHRAFGGFSMGSVTTWYTYINCLDYFKYFIPISGDCWVFGQKAGSEKSKETAEYLAKVAKDSGYSPQDYYLFCATGSLDIAYPNLKPQVDAMKQLKDTFIYSSDTTKGNFYFIVSDGGTHAWNWVNQYIYDILPDLFK is encoded by the coding sequence ATGGGCAAGGAAAAGAAGAAACCGCTAAAACACTTTATTATTGTGCTGGCTGTTTTCTCAATGGTATTCACGAATTTTATCGGTTCGTGGTCAGGTGTCTCCGCAGCTCCTGCAAAGGGTAAGCCTTCATTTAAACAAGCAGCTTCTAAAGAGCTGAAGGTGGGGCAAACCTACACTTTTGATATCATCAATAAGCAGACAGGTGCAACCTACCAGTGGAGCAGCAGCAACAAATCAATTGCTACAGTAACCCAAAAAGGGCAAGTTAAGGCAATCTCTGTGGGTACTGCAACAATTTCCTGTAAAATAACTAAAAACAAAAAGTCAACTACAATTAAGGCAAAAGTCATTGTTAAAAAGGAAAAGGCCCCTGCTAAACCTGCCCCACAACCCGCAAAAGTATCGGTAGACAAAAATGGATTTGATTCCAAAGGAAGAATGGTCGCTTATTTTGGTTCTCCAGTGATTGACGGTAAAGTGGATGCTGCTTGGAGTAAAGCACAAGTTGTTACTCCGAAATACGTAACAGATAATATTGGTACAACAGCTACTTTCAGAACTCTATGGGATGATAATGCAATCTACATACTTGCAGAAGTAAAGGATAAAAATATGTCTGTTGAATCCGACACTCCATATATGCAAGATTCGTTAGAGATATTTTTAGATGAGAATAATGATAAAACACAAGAATATGGCATTGATGACTTACACTTCCGTGTTAATTATAAGAATTCCCAGTCTGTGGATGTTGGAAATGCCGAACGCTTTTACACCAGTACAAAAAAAGTGAAGGGTGGATATCTAGTAGAAGCAAGAGTTGCTTTGAATGCCAAACCCTCAGACGGAAAGGTACTAGGAATTGAACTGCAAATTAATGAAGCAAAAGATACTGAAAGAATCGGTACTATTAATATTTTTGATTCTACAGGCAGTGCATGGAACGACACCAATAAATTTGGTGAAGTATTGCTTACAGGCAAGGCCAAAGGAGCGGTTAGTGGATTGAACCCATATGATCTTATAAAACTGGTAGAAAGTACTCAAAAAATTGATTTCACACTTTATAAAAATCCAAATGTGGTAAAAGACGCTGTTAAATCTGCTCAAAAGGTAATTGCTAATAAAAAAGCCACCCAGAAACAAATTGATGCACAATATTCCGCAATAAAAGCAGCAATCGGTACATTAGTTCTCACTGATGAAGCTGCAAATGAAAAATACTTTAAAGCAGTCCCGGATAATTATAGAACGGAAAATGATAAACAAGGTACTATTGTAAGCTTAGAGTACTCTGCGGATAATTTAAAAAATGGAACAGACGTTAAGAAGATGAATGTTTACCTTCCTTACGGTTATGATGCATCCGATAAAAATAAAAAATATAATGTTTTATATTTAATGCATGGCGGTGGTGAAAATGAAAATCTCATTTTTGGAGGACCTGCCCAAAACAAAGAACTAAAGAAAATCATAGATAATATGATTTCAAATGGAGATATCGAACCGCTAATTGTTGTAACACCTACATTTTATGGTGGAAAAGATGATACTGCACTCTTCCATGAAGAACTGATGAAAAATGTTGTTCCTTTAGTAGAGACTAAGTATAATACATATACAAAATCAGCAAGTCTGGAAGATTTGAAGGCTTCTAGAGAACATAGAGCATTTGGCGGATTTTCTATGGGTTCGGTAACTACCTGGTATACATATATCAATTGCTTGGACTATTTCAAATATTTTATTCCGATAAGCGGTGACTGTTGGGTATTTGGTCAGAAAGCCGGAAGCGAGAAGTCAAAAGAAACAGCAGAATATCTCGCTAAGGTTGCAAAAGATTCCGGTTATAGCCCACAGGATTATTACTTGTTCTGTGCTACAGGAAGCTTGGATATTGCTTATCCTAACTTAAAGCCTCAGGTGGATGCTATGAAGCAATTAAAAGACACCTTTATTTATTCATCTGATACAACAAAAGGAAATTTCTATTTCATAGTAAGCGATGGTGGTACACATGCTTGGAATTGGGTTAATCAGTATATTTATGATATATTGCCTGATCTATTTAAATAG
- a CDS encoding LacI family DNA-binding transcriptional regulator, which produces MANVNIKIIAQKTNLSPGTVSIVLNGRGDKMRISEKTQNRVWEEAKLLGYKPNIYARRLRNQSAGNSAAIIGILWPSVYSSELIVSFFDGIQNSILNDKLNVEVVFKPYQYSEISKMEDVFKNQLFNGVIIVGASDRDVDYMYTIKSAMPIILFNRQNDKYGSVCIDNYDTGKKVAGLLAARKHKKVGLISPNLLSRNFSMRRTGFLDGCQKYGISVLPEHIIQETIDSEGGYRSAEKLLRSESLPTALFLLVSGYSHGVYSVFQKNGVRIPEDIEIIGCSDIVSSRILKPSMTVIDLPVQKMVKKSLLLILDMINGYIQDPHIIFEEAPFIFRESCGGFPDSGSVI; this is translated from the coding sequence ATGGCTAATGTAAATATTAAAATCATTGCTCAAAAAACGAATCTTTCACCAGGTACTGTATCCATTGTTCTAAATGGACGCGGCGATAAAATGCGTATATCCGAAAAAACTCAGAACAGAGTTTGGGAAGAAGCCAAATTATTAGGATATAAGCCAAATATATATGCCAGACGCTTACGGAATCAGTCGGCAGGTAATTCAGCTGCCATTATAGGCATTCTTTGGCCTTCTGTATATTCTTCAGAATTGATTGTAAGCTTCTTTGATGGAATTCAAAACAGTATTTTAAACGACAAATTAAACGTAGAGGTTGTTTTTAAACCTTATCAATATTCAGAAATAAGTAAAATGGAAGATGTGTTTAAAAATCAGTTGTTTAACGGGGTAATAATTGTCGGAGCCTCTGATAGAGATGTTGATTATATGTATACGATAAAATCTGCAATGCCTATCATATTGTTTAACAGGCAAAATGATAAATACGGCTCCGTATGCATCGACAATTACGATACAGGTAAAAAAGTAGCCGGATTACTGGCTGCAAGAAAACATAAAAAAGTAGGCTTAATTTCTCCCAATCTTTTATCGAGAAATTTCAGCATGAGAAGGACGGGCTTTTTAGATGGATGCCAAAAGTACGGAATATCTGTGTTACCGGAGCATATCATTCAGGAAACTATTGACTCTGAAGGCGGGTACCGAAGTGCAGAAAAACTTTTGAGGTCAGAATCTCTTCCTACCGCACTTTTTTTACTTGTATCAGGTTATAGTCATGGAGTCTATTCGGTTTTTCAAAAGAATGGAGTGCGTATTCCTGAAGACATTGAAATAATAGGTTGCTCTGACATCGTATCCAGCCGAATTTTAAAACCGAGTATGACAGTCATTGATTTGCCTGTGCAAAAAATGGTAAAAAAGAGTTTACTGCTTATTCTAGATATGATTAACGGGTATATACAAGATCCTCACATTATTTTTGAGGAAGCTCCTTTCATATTTCGTGAAAGCTGCGGAGGGTTTCCTGACTCAGGATCGGTTATTTAA
- a CDS encoding YkuS family protein produces MNQKIAIEPNLTPIKEYLAQKGYSVENIDYGQGATKNNYDAIIVSGVETNIMGIEDTSSKAIVIDADGMTAEQVYQELQSQLH; encoded by the coding sequence ATGAATCAGAAAATAGCTATTGAGCCTAATTTAACTCCCATAAAGGAGTATCTCGCACAAAAAGGGTACAGCGTTGAAAATATAGACTACGGACAAGGTGCCACAAAAAATAATTATGATGCAATTATAGTTTCAGGTGTAGAAACTAACATAATGGGCATAGAGGATACAAGCAGCAAAGCCATTGTAATAGATGCTGACGGTATGACAGCAGAACAGGTGTATCAAGAACTCCAAAGTCAATTACATTAA
- the araD gene encoding L-ribulose-5-phosphate 4-epimerase, which yields MLEQLKQAVLEANLELPEKGLVTYTWGNVSGIDRESRLIAIKPSGVEYNVMTADDIVLIDLTGKVVEGKLKPSSDAPTHVALYNAFPDIGGVTHTHSRWATAFAQAGMGIPAYGTTHADYFYGEIPCTREMTKDEIESDYEANTGTVIIETFKDLNPNYIPAVLVKNHAPFTWGKSAAESVHNSVVLEEVAMMAIQCRQLNPNVTPMPQVLLDKHFMRKHGPKAYYGQK from the coding sequence ATGTTGGAACAACTAAAACAAGCGGTGTTGGAAGCCAATCTAGAGCTGCCTGAAAAAGGACTTGTAACATATACATGGGGAAATGTAAGCGGTATCGACAGAGAAAGCAGACTTATTGCAATTAAACCCAGTGGTGTTGAGTATAATGTTATGACAGCTGATGATATTGTATTAATCGACCTTACAGGTAAAGTGGTGGAAGGAAAATTGAAGCCGTCTTCTGATGCACCAACACATGTAGCTCTGTATAATGCATTTCCTGATATAGGAGGTGTAACACACACCCATTCCAGGTGGGCAACTGCTTTTGCACAGGCTGGTATGGGGATTCCTGCTTACGGGACTACTCATGCGGATTACTTTTATGGTGAAATCCCATGTACTCGGGAAATGACAAAGGATGAGATTGAGTCCGATTATGAAGCAAATACCGGAACGGTGATAATAGAGACTTTTAAAGATTTAAATCCTAACTATATCCCTGCCGTACTTGTAAAAAATCATGCACCTTTTACATGGGGAAAAAGTGCAGCGGAATCGGTTCATAATTCTGTTGTTTTAGAAGAAGTAGCTATGATGGCTATTCAGTGCAGACAACTGAACCCAAATGTAACTCCCATGCCGCAGGTGCTGCTAGACAAGCATTTTATGAGGAAGCACGGCCCGAAAGCTTATTACGGACAAAAATAA